GTTGTTATTTCAGGGGcatgtttgtgttttcagaaagGAGCTGACTGCTGAGGCCCGGGAACTGAAGGGAGAACTGTACTGCCTGCCCTGCCACGACAAGATGGGAATTCCCATCTGTGGAGCCTGCCGCAGGCCCATTGAGGGACGAGTGGTCAATGCTCTGGGAAAGCAATGGCATGTTGAGGTGAGGCCTCTCTGAATCTGAAGCTTCCTTCAGGAGCCATTTTGGAAGAGGACTAGTGCTAGTTGGAAGCTGTAGCCATTTACATGATCTATAATATATGAATTCAGACAAAAAAGCATTGCTTATGTTTCAGATTGTCTTTACCTTATGTGAGTGAAAGAGTACATCAGGGTTATCAGGGTTGCCTAAGAAAGCTATGCCTTCACAACAGTAACaaccttaattttaaaatgcctgaGTTGCATTGTAAAGATTCTTGCAGAATATGGTTCACTGAGCAGCATTTGCTTACTAGGAAATGCACATATTTACTATGATGTACTTAGATATATCCTCTCCGGCCCTGGTTAACAGGTTCATAACAGTGTTAGAATTTGTAATGTAGTCAGAGCCAGTGCAATTCTTGCTTTTTAAGCCTGTTCAGCTCCTTGTTTCTATAACTTTCAGCTGAGTCGTCGCAGCTTGTGAAGTTTTTCAGTGATTTATGTTGTTAGTGATTTAAGCCTCATAGGGCTTGAACTGACAGAGATGATGCTGCTTATTTGAAGTGCATTCAGACCAACCATGTTTTATGTTCCTGTTTCTCTTTGAAACAAGCAAGATAATAGTCCACAAGTCTATCAGAATAGTCACAAGATGATTGCCCTTGCAGCAGGTCTTCTCTTTATCTTTAATAGAATTCTTAATTGCTATAATAGActaaattttcctcctttttttttacttcaataaAGATTTTCCCATCTGAGTTTCATTAAAGCAttaaggggtaacagttttaaactgacagagggtagatttaggttagatgtaaggaagaaattctttcctgtgagggtggcgaggccctggcacaggttgcccagagaagctgtggcaaggccaggttggacggggctttgagcaacctgggctagtggaaggcgtccctgcccatgacagggagTTGGGAGTAGAGGATCCctaaggtcccttctaacccaaacccaAATTCTGTGAGTAAGTGTCTTGTATTGAACCATGATTTGTAACCATGCAAGTTTTTCCCTGGTGATGGAAAAGTCGCTTTGCTTGCCACTGAATGTCTTGTATTCTTTTACAGCATTTTGTTTGTGCCAAATGTGAGAAGCCATTCTTGGGGCACCGACACTATGAGAAAAAAGGACTGGCTTATTGTGAAACTCACTACAACCAGGTAAATTCTGCTGTCTATACTGTAGGTACTTGCTTTGACTGGCAAACgcttttttgcattttatatatgCAAAGCTATGCAGATTTTGCATAATCTGAATTTGTAGAGGCAATGCAATATTAAGAAATTAGTGagatttaacagaaaaatgagtttttcttGGTAGATGTGAAAAGTGATGCTGAGAACAGAATTAGAAATGTCTTGGGgatactgatttttctttgtgCCAttgacagaagaaaacactgaccGTGGGTTGTGATTAAAATCCCTCTGATTCTACTTCAAAACCATTTTTGTGGACTTCTTTGATAATTACTTGCTTCCATGGGCCTAAGACAAATATTGTGCTGTCTGAAGCATAAGTAAAGTATCTTTCAAAAGCCAATCAAAACCTATTTTTTCTGTATGACTCAACAGCTATGAGTTTGGTATTTTCTTCTGTCAGATAAATGAGTCTCTCTCATAAGTGTTACCGTTTTGAAAGTAGCTCTaggttttattttgatgtttataGGTTAGCATCAGGAGATGTTTGTCTACAGTAAGTGTCATACTCTACCGATCCTCTTTTCTCCAAATTGCCACATGTACAGGACTTTAAGATCACATAACAGTGGTAGAGTGTGAGGCATCAACAAAAAAGGTTTTGTAGTATTTAGTGGTATGAGATCCAAAGGGACATAGACTATTTGGCAAGTGTATGAGAAGTTATTCAGAAGATTTAAATTGGTATATTTGGGGGCTACTGCAGTGTCTGGGAATTCTTTGATTGTTAGGATTTAATGTTCACACCAGCTGTGTAATTTGGGGAGCACGAGTAGTCAGTAACATGAGTTCCTGTTCttatttcttttgctgtgcaGCTCTTTGGAGATGTCTGCTACAACTGCAGCCACGTGATAGAGGGAGATGGTAAGATTTGTTCTCTCCTTGTTTTGGGTTGCTGTCCTTGTTCTATTTGTTAGTGCAGCTGTTGCAGCCTCACAGTTGCAAGGCACCAGTGTTTCTTTTCACATCTGGCCTCATTTGAATTTGGATACAAATCCGAATTCAAATAATCCGGCAGTTTCCTCTTATTTTGTGCTTTTGCTTTTGCAGTGGTATCAGCTCTTAACAAGGCCTGGTGTGTGAATTGCTTCTCCTGCTCCACCTGCAACATCAAGCTTACACTGAAGTAAGTCAGTGTTTATATTTTGGACCATACGAGACATTTGCCCCTAAGGCAGGGTGTCAGCTCGGGGGAGCCGTGAGCTGGTGCCTCTCTGAGGGGCAATATACCTTTTCTCTTTGGGATCAGGTGCTTataattccactgatttcagaacTAAAAGGGAGCTGGGACTTAGCATCCtctctaatttattttccttcattagTCTATTCTGTAAGAAGGTTGGGTAAGAGGAGAACTGATTCAGCAGTACAGAGGGAATAAACTTCAGGTAACTGCCTGAACTGTTCTGAAATACCTGCAGCCTCCATATCTCCTTAGTCTGGATGCTCCCCTCAATGGCAGTATTTGCAGTCATGtagattattttgaaagaaaatattatgctAGTTACCTCAAATATGTAGAAGGGGAACAGAAAACAGAGCAATCCTACATTTTTCCTTACTCGGGTTCAAACCCTCATCCTACTATGCTGGGGTGGCCCTACTGGCCTTGCATATGAAGAAGCTCTAATTCATCACAAAGAGAACCTTTGAAGTGACACTTCCAATCTATGAtaacattattattattcaaatatATAGCAAAATCTTTCTCCTTATTGAACTAGCAATACTAAAGACCCTAGTTCCCTGATAAGAACCCAGTCTCTTGCATGACAAGACAAGGAAGTGAGTTGCTTTATACGTGCGACAGAACACAAGCAGCAGCATTTACATTGGTGCATGGAGACTTGATTTAGTGAAGCATATAGTTTGCAAATACCATTTTAATAGCCCGCTGTTCTTTGTGTTAAAAGGAATAAGTTTGTGGAGTTTGACATGAAGCCTGTATGCAAGAAGTGCTATGAGAAATTCCCTCTGGAGCTGAAGAAACGCCTGAAGAAGTTGTCAGAGCTGGCATCCAAGAAAGCACATCCCAAAGCTCTGGATTTAAACTCTGCTTAAACAAGTCTGTCAGTCTACTGACTGCACTCTTAACAGTCATAAACTGCTCACAGCAGCTGTTCATTACAGAGGCAGTTACTATGAACAGGTGAAACCAAAGATCAGTAGTACCTTCCCCTGCTTCTGGTAATGTAGCCTGCATCTTGACTATCCCTTTTCTCAAGCAGTTGTCTATTAACACTGGCAGAAAGAGGAATATGATTTCTGCTTGAGCAGTTTACAGGCTGGTTATTAATTTGCTAATAACAGCTTATTCTGCCTTTGTGGAACTGTACACAGTCTTTCCTTCCTTAATTGAACTGTAGTTCTCTCCATTCCTCTAACAGTGGTTTAGTGTAGGGGCGGAAGAAATGTGTGATTTGCTCTTTTTCAGTTAAAGTATAAAAATTTCTCTTCTTACCCTGGGTgaagacatttaattttttttttaatatgtaggcAAATATTCTGAAAGCTGTCAGTCTTTGCTACATgcaaaatgttctggtttttctCCAGCTTCCTACTGAGCATATACGGATGCTGTACAGTCCTGGTTTGCAGGTTTACTGGGAAAGCCCAAGGACCAATAGTTATGCCATCTGCACTGCCCACTTGTCTGGCTTAGATCCAATGTTAAGACAGGTGAAGGAGTTTGCTTTGCTGCTTCCCTCTTCAGTACTAAGGAGATTTCGATTGTCAAGGCCATGTCAGCCTCTTCAGAATAGCTGGGCTCTCCTTaaggaggaggtggctgtgggaaACAAAAGATTTTGTTAGAAACTGACACTACAGTTTTCTCAGTTTGTTCTCTACTATTACATGGGTACTGGAGCTTCTAGTTGTCAACACAAAGCATGTCCTATCCACTGGCATAGCTGACACTTCTTGAGGCAATGTGGCTGGAGCCTGGGTATTCCTTTACATGATGAAATCAAAATGATAATATGGTACCAATTTAAGCACTTCAGTTTCCCTGCCCTTCTCATTTTACTTGAAAGATGAGTATATGCTTGTTGAAAGCTTCAGAAAGCCAAATTACATGAAGAGGTTTCTAATATTTACAGTTTCTAGTAAATGTGGTTTTACGCAGAAAAAACCCAGGaagcatttttcttaaattttcacCCAAAGAAGAGTTTCCCACCACCTTTCTTCTTAAGACCTGAGTGTACTTAAAGAGAGGACCTCAGGCATGAATCTGTACATCTTAAGCATATAGTTCTGCTCTGTAGTTTTGCCTGTCACTGGTGAAGTTTCACTGGTTGTACTGTCTCTGCTAGTACAATGCAAGGTGCTGAGAAATTTACTGGTTTTGAACATTCTTGATATTTCTTCAGGGGTGGGCCATCAGCAGTGCTGTTCCTGAGTCCACCTGTGTGTTGTATAATCACAGTGAGCTTCTGAGACCTCTGGAGGTGTCCCCTGTGATTTCTTGGCTGAACTAAGCTGAGCAGCCTGAAAATCCCTTTCCATGTATAGTTGGAGACCATGCCTGCCCTTCCGTGAGGTAGACAGGATGAAAGGCACTGGAGGACTGCTGTCCCTTGCATGATTTAAATCTTCCAAAAAGTGGCTGGTTTAGTAGGTCAAATGAACACAGGAGGTGGGCCTAGGCaccaccctgcagccccaggtGAATTAGCTAGCAAGAAGTTAAAGCTTCCTCATTTCTTGTATGTGTGAGCAGCAACTGGATTGGGGCAATAATCTACCTTAAAATTCTCGTCACTGCCATCGCACTCTGCTCAGAATAGATCTAAACAAAATAGCTAAAGCCTTGATAGCCGTTAAGCTGTGGCTACTACCCATGAAACTGGACCAGTGATATCACAGCAGTGGTGGGAAACCCTGGTTAACTGTGTGCAGGTAAGAATTCCACATGCGAGACCATGTCTTAGATACTTACTGGCTTTGCTAATTCAATTTCcttcagctgctttgctttttgttgctgtGAGTAACCATAAACTTTCACCTGGGGTACACTGCATCCACCATAACACTGATGAGGGTGTAGGCCTAATTTTAACAGTAGAGCTCTTCCATCCTCTTCTGACCAATATGCACTGCAGATTACAGTAATAGTAGCTGCTTTTGTCACTGCTTAAATAGAAAATGCGGCTAGTCACTGTTCTCTCACTAGCCTTTAAATGGTCTTTTAGTTAAAGGCACAAAGAGCAACATGTCTTTTGGTGCAGTAGTATGTGGCCACTGCAAAGACCGGTCTTGTAAGCCTgttctttggcatttttttcacAGCATAAAACACAAGAACTACTGATCTAGGCGCAGTTCAGTATGTTATGCAGATTCTTCTCAGCATAAAGCATTCATGTCTGTTCCTATAAACTTAGTCACAGGCCAGGTCTAATGCTAAATCTGAGCAGCTGTGTGTATCTTCAGCCTTCTGGGAAGATGGTGGAGGAACACACAGCCACAGAGCTACTGGTAAATATGGAAAGACTATGTAACTAGCAGGCAATAGGTAATATTCTTTCCTTGGCCACTCTCAAGTTCAGCAATGGAAAATGCATGTATGTAGAGGTAAATGGAATTACTTTTGTACTGCAAGTCGAGATCTAGTGTGTCCTCTCACTCTGTCTCATGTTAGAAATTCAGTAGACCTGGTAAGCTTCAGTACTCAGAGGACAGTTGGTATCACTCTCTTTGATAAGGTGTTCAATTCTCTAGGATTTGGATTATGTCCCTATCTTCAGACCATTTCCCAAAATtagtggggaggaaaaaacatcATAATCCCATATCTCTATATTAGCAGAGGGTGATGTTCTCTTAATATctcttaaattattaatttttcacaattatttttcttatactCCTGATGCCCATAACCTGCAATGTGCAGAGTTATAGTAGTGAATATTACTGACATACCTTTTGTGGGACAGGGGAATTGAAGGAGTAGGAGAAATAACTAGATAgtttaaataaatgcatcttcCTCTACTTTGAgtccactttttaaaaactaagtaGAATATAATGCAGATTTACAAATTCTCCTGAGTGTGTTGATAGACTGAcaggttgggtttggtttgttttttaagataaAGTCAATGTCCAAGCCAGAAATAAGCTGCATGCTTTTTTCCATTGCTGTAAATAGACATGCTGGCCAAATTCATCCTAGGTATCACACCACTGGAGAGTATAGATTCATATCAAGGTTGAACTTGGCTCAGAAGTCTACACTTACTAAAAGCTGTTGTCTCATTATATACATTTATagtttacatttatatttatacatactgAATTAAAATCACTAATATTCACTGAGTACACTTgaaaatggttttgcttttagaaaCCACAGTTATGTGAAGCTTATTTGTATTCAAAGTGTATGTTAATCACTTGCAGTCTTTCTTTATGGCAACCTAATATGCTCTCTGGGGTTTGCATCCTGGTCTTTATTCTTACAGCAGTTTCTGCAATGTAGGCAAATATTGTTCAACCTTCTGTACAGAGAGTTTCTAGATGTCTCATGTTTTGTATTAGATGATCTGACTGACACTCTTTTTAAAAGTAGTTGGATGGTGAAGGAGTAGATTGCAGGCAAACATGTAATAAGTGTGGTTGTGCTAGTCTGTAAAGCACTATTAAGTGCTGAGGATGGTATAGACTGTTTATCAAACACATACAACGAATGCGTATGTCTGTTTTCCGGGTTAAGTGGAAGTGGCCCATCCACCTGTGGCCAGATCAGGATTTGATCGCCAGAATAGGCAATTGGAATTTTACCAAGACTATGACACATCTTGTTATTGGCTGAAGAAATTCCCACTGTACTGTCATAGCTGGCAGGTAACAACCGTTGGCTGTTAGGCTGGCACTTCAGTCCTAGTCAAGGTCTGGTGTGACTTGTGTCCCCCCCCTCTCAACACCTACTGGGTTGCAaccagcagcagagcaagggCGGGAGCCAACAGAGGTCAATCCACTCTTGCCCTGGACTGTGGTAGAAGACGCACACCACGTCAGTCTGGTTGGGAGGGTTGTCACAGTCCGACAGTCCCCCCTCCAGAAATGTCAGGCTTTGCCCAACTTAGCCTGTGGGTGAAGGCCTTGGGCGGTCGATAGGGAATTGATGCCACTACTCTGGGTCACCTGGAGTACTGTCAAGTGGTCGGTGATGTCACTTGATAGGGAGGAAGCAGCCGTGATTCAGTCACACCGGGGCAGAGGCCAGTTTGGTTACCCCAAAGGGCATCCAGCGGGACCACGTGGAGGTATGACCTCTGCAACTGAGCCCAGCTAGTAACAATGATCCCGTCTTAAGAGAGTCGTAGTTACTCCCGCTAAAAGAATTAGCAGCTACTTGCTTTGGTTCAGGCCATGATGAGCAGCGTGGATTCTGCACCATGTGGAGCTCTCATTTTGTCATACATTACTGTGCTGTCTAACCAAAACATGTGGTTGTGGATTGAAATGTTGTAATACTGTACCTTTTTATGTTCCTGTAATAAAGTTAACTGTAACACATTTTAAATCttcacacaaaaaaaacaaatgtaaaaaagtgGTATATTGTACAgtaaaaagaaattgcatttgcAATGCCAAGCCAGAGAGCATTATGCACTTTGCGGAACTCGGGGGATTGCTGAAATCCGATGCACTGTCATGGTGAATGCACGTTTTGGATCAGTGCTGCTTCTGTGGTGATGTGTGTGTTGATGAGGATGTGCAGGAAGGGGTATCATCCTTTTAGAGGCTGTGCTGTACAAATTGTGTCATGTATATAATGAGTAGATGGGATGCTATGATCATTTACAGGCTGTAGTGCATGTTTGGTAGGTTTAGGCTACATGGATCTAGAGTGAATGTTGAAATTTCTTGTTAAAAAAGACATTGTGGTtgattttctgcagtgtttatttaaaaaccagaaacagTAGTACAGTTTGGCTGCAAAATTCTTTTGTACAGGTGAAGTATGGACTGCTTCTGACTTATAGCCAGTTAGATCAGACATAGGATGTCAAAACAGCTCAGTCATTAGTCTCAAATGTTTCCATTGCCAGCAATGGACGTTATAGCAGGAATATCTGATTGCATGCAAAAGGATCAACTATTCTGACAAGTGTGGCACTCATTTAGATGCACAAAGAGAGTGGGGCTCTTCCCCGCCACCCATGTGCAAAACTCCCATTAGCGTTtgaatttcacacacacacatctgagGGAACAAGAGAACCATTGTGCATACGTTGGCAGATTGGAGAGATCTGGcagagctgcttttccagcacTGCCAGATCATGTCTCAAGGAACTCGGTGTAAATGCTTTAAGACAAGTCCATGTTTCACTGTGAGCAAGGGAGGGCTCGTTGTTGAGGAAGGAGTACTTGTTCTCTGATGGGGTAAACATCTAGGCTTACCACCACAGTGCATGTATGCTTTACAGGCTCTGAGCACACACTGGTTCCTATAGGACCAAAGTTGTGTGTTTACAGAGGTCTGAGAGATGAACAAGTGCTGAATCAAATGTTACCACTCAAAGTGCCTGCTAAACAGGAAATAGAAAAGATCAGGAGAAATTAAAGCTATTATTCTTGTCTCATGAACGAATGTCTGCATAACTCCAAGCTGAGAACATTTTCATAGAGCAGAAAACTTTCTTTTCAACAGCTGTCTGCTAGACTGAGTTCTTCAATTCTGATTTGCACTGAATAGCACATCTATAACTTGAAATAAGAGCAACTCAGTAGAAGTAATGGACCCAAAATCCAGACTAATTTCAGAGTTTGTTTATGCTTACTAGAAACTGCATAGTAGAAAGCAGTTAGTTTCCAAGTGCATTATaaaatgtggaagaaagaaaacttttaatttaaCCAAGGCAATGGTAAACCAGTGGACAGCTTGCTAATTTAGCAGCACACAGGAATGACAGTTATATTCTGACAGTAACTGGCTGTCATAGTCTGCTGTAACTTGCAGCACATAACCTAGTGATAAAAGGATGAAAACCAGCACCTTACCTTTCAGGGTGTCCAGTTATCCTACTACTAAAGGCTATTTCTCCACTCTTAGAATTttcaacaggaggaaaaaaataactacCTTTGTTTGCAAAGACTCAAGGAGTTTATGTATTTGGTAAAAGCATATACAATAAGGggacattttctttccaaaagcaaGACACCTGTTATTGTGCGTCTCTCTTTAAGAATGAAGGAGATCTAGAGTATCAGCACAGGCTCTCATATTAGGGTTCCTCCACCCCCTGCACCCATATTATATTAAAATCCAGCTAAACTTTCTCTAGATCCAAAATTTGAATTGAATTCTTATACTACATCTAAGACAGACAAGTGTTACAAATATTTGAAAGCGCATGCTCACTTGAGCTTCTCTTGCAATGTGTCAGCAACACAGTTCATTCAGTGTGTGATCAGAAGACTGATCATCAaggttaatattttttatatggCATTTCTTCTGGGAGATGAAATTACAGGTAGTTTGGCACAGATAAAGGTCATGGGTTCTATTTTCGCTCTCAGGCTGGGagtttcttttgcttgtttaCAGCATTCATTAGCAGGCGTACATAGGATGTTAACAGGTCATCCATTTTGTAAccctgtcagaaaagaaaaaagtcttaagtCTCTCAAAGAGTTCCAGATGCAAAAAGAACTCATTTCCTTCCTGTTTTATCTTCTTCTTAGGTTCTTTCCTGCATGGACATCTCCTCTTCCAACAGCTATCACTGTTTTGATAATTATTTATCTATTCTTCCCTTCATAGATTTACAAAACTACAGAGCATAGCTCTACTGTCTCCTTGTCATTCTATAGATTGACATCTTGTACTTAGGAATCCAAGCTTTTCTGTGAGAGAAGCTAGGacttaaatgtttttatgttgtCTTTACAAATTTACCTTTAAATATCACTACAGTGATGCTTTCTGAGTCTATGGGCAATCTGAAACCAATTCTTAAAAGGTGGTACCACTCACTGAAAAGTGTGAAATCTTACAAGGATGGCGTTATTGCATGGAAGGATCAAACcatgcaaaacaaaaagcctCTTACATAGTTTTATGGGTAAGTGCAGTCTTTTCTTAATGTCTCAGATAGATAGAATTTTGATGTATAGGAAGAGGCTTATATCTTTGTGTCAGATGGCATTATATAGCACTAAGCCAGTTCTAAACTGCAATTTTATTGACATAGCAGTGAATGCTTTTTGTATCTGCACTGGTTTTAACATCTGTTTTGGCACCATTGTTTTGTAGGAATTCCGcatgtaaaggaaaaattggGAATTTCTTGTGTATAAGTTGACAAAACTCTTCTTACCAGAGATGTCTCACATAAGATCCGGCTTCCTCGTACCAGGTTCCCTATTGTCATGTGAAAGTATGTACTCCCACTGCTCCAATTGGAGATTTTATTGAAGGGGTAGACTGTTAAAATATCCTGTAAAGGGAAACAAACTGAACTATAGAACATCTCTCAAATGAAAATGGGCTATTACATAAGAAAGCCTGTAGAGCCAGAGCATTCTTCTTTCCCGCTTCATTTATAAACACAGTGGATCAAGGTAAGTCTTGCATCTAGACTAGTGGTATATTGTATTTTCACCCAGCAGGTGAGTCTTAATCACTGTAATGAGACTTCCTTTCATTATATATTGATCTTTGCTGTAGCACACCACCATTATTTTTACAGTAATCTAAAACTCACTggatatttgttttcttaattaaaagcaaatagtGATATTGGTAAATGCTTTTGCCTGGGAACTTGGTAAGGCCAGACTGTTTGGGTTAGAGAGCTGGTAAACACTGTCATTTGACCTGATCTTTTAGTCAGCTTGGGTTTCCtgcaaagcatttttctgaagCAGGTTCCCTAGGTCACTGTCCATCCACTGGCCTGATCTTATCACTTTGTCCAGGTCCATCACGAttaccatttcttttttcagagatGCTCTACACTGTTTCCTTTCCAGTGTGGAAACTGCAAAGAAGTGATTTGAGGCAGTAACATCTTCTTCGGTTTCACACACAAAATGAATAGAGGGACTCTATTCTCCCCTACCATTCAGGGAGAAGGTCCTGTTGCTGTCCCTAAATTAGTACAGTCAATTAAATCCTTCCTTAGACTCTTGAGAAGCAACTGTTACCTTTGTCTTCTGATGTATCAGTGAGACTCCCTGCTTGTTGATTGCAATCAGCACAATCTCTGGGAAATTTGGCTCCGAGGTTTGCTATAAGTGAGTAACAGAgtaagagaaggagaaaatgaagaaattatcTGTATCTGAAGCATAGTGACCTGTAACGGTGTCCAGTGCTGCTTGTTCTCTTTACCAAATAAACACTGAAGCATAAAGCTTGTCAATATTATGTAACTATTGCTAAGGATGACTTTTTTGGCCATACATAGATGACTTGAGCAGCTGCTACATAAAAGCAGAATCAGGTCCCTTATTTCCTAGGCTATCTGGTAATAGGAATAACGGTTGGTTGCAAACCAGTTAAGAGCCTAGCAGGGAGAAATTAAAGGTAGCAAGTGAGAAATGATTCCTGGAGGTGTCCACTGCAGAATGAGAAGATTGATGCAGTTCTGTTCTGAGGGAACAGTCCCTGAAGATACAAGATTTGGCAGCATTTTGTTGTGGAGAACGATGACAGGGCAATTAAGTATTTACGTAACTAAAAGCCCCCTACTCCAACTGCTACATAGTTGTAATATTAGGTGTTACAGCTGGAACAACAACATAGCCAGTAAATAACAGGCATATCTAGAATGGATAAAGAACCCCTCTCCCTGCTTTCAAGGAACTGAGTTTTCCTCAGTGGATGATGGGAATTCAGCTTTACAATGTATTCTCACTTAGACAGGTATGGAATTTTAGTCAGTCCGTATCCCCCAGTGCTGATTTACTACCAAAGCCGTTCGTACAGGCCTTTAAACCTACCTTCACCTCAAAGAAGGCTGACCCAAACGTTGGCCACCGGTGTATCATTTTCAAGAAGGCAATCTTGGCCTCATCCACAGTTTTTCCTTCATGTTTACTATATGCTGCAATAATGCTCTGTTCAGAAAAAATGATACAAAGCTTATTCAGTTGGAGACAGGCGGGTTTGCAGTGTCCAGCGTTAGCACTAAAGACAACATCAGATCATCACCAAGATCAGTCTTTTGCCCACAGCTACAGAagactctgaaaatgaaaatagccTGCTGTGCCATGGGGCAAGGTGGAGCCAGAACCTCCCCAGTGTTCCTTACTAATGAGTTGGGTGAAGGAAGTCCAGGAGCCCAAGGGAATGGATTTCAGGGCAGAAGGGCAAtagaggatgaaaaaaaattcagaaagctgGTGTTCAACACCCACAGACATGTATCACATTTACTGCTGAAACACGTAGGGTGAATTTTCCCTCTGCATTTGAAATAGTGTCCTGTGTCTTCCTC
This region of Strix uralensis isolate ZFMK-TIS-50842 chromosome 9, bStrUra1, whole genome shotgun sequence genomic DNA includes:
- the LIMS2 gene encoding LIM and senescent cell antigen-like-containing domain protein 2 isoform X1; the protein is MTGSNMSDALANAVCERCQTRFDPAERIVNSNGELYHENCFVCAQCFRQFPDGLFYEFEGRKYCEHDFQMLFAPCCGECGEFIIGRVIKAMNNNWHPECFRCELCDVALADLGFVKNAGRHLCRPCHNREKAKGLGKYICQKCHLIIDEQPLMFRNDSYHPDHFNCTHCGKELTAEARELKGELYCLPCHDKMGIPICGACRRPIEGRVVNALGKQWHVEHFVCAKCEKPFLGHRHYEKKGLAYCETHYNQLFGDVCYNCSHVIEGDVVSALNKAWCVNCFSCSTCNIKLTLKNKFVEFDMKPVCKKCYEKFPLELKKRLKKLSELASKKAHPKALDLNSA
- the LIMS2 gene encoding LIM and senescent cell antigen-like-containing domain protein 2 isoform X3, producing MSDALANAVCERCQTRFDPAERIVNSNGELYHENCFVCAQCFRQFPDGLFYEFEGRKYCEHDFQMLFAPCCGECGEFIIGRVIKAMNNNWHPECFRCELCDVALADLGFVKNAGRHLCRPCHNREKAKGLGKYICQKCHLIIDEQPLMFRNDSYHPDHFNCTHCGKELTAEARELKGELYCLPCHDKMGIPICGACRRPIEGRVVNALGKQWHVEHFVCAKCEKPFLGHRHYEKKGLAYCETHYNQLFGDVCYNCSHVIEGDVVSALNKAWCVNCFSCSTCNIKLTLKNKFVEFDMKPVCKKCYEKFPLELKKRLKKLSELASKKAHPKALDLNSA
- the LIMS2 gene encoding LIM and senescent cell antigen-like-containing domain protein 2 isoform X2 is translated as MSNMSDALANAVCERCQTRFDPAERIVNSNGELYHENCFVCAQCFRQFPDGLFYEFEGRKYCEHDFQMLFAPCCGECGEFIIGRVIKAMNNNWHPECFRCELCDVALADLGFVKNAGRHLCRPCHNREKAKGLGKYICQKCHLIIDEQPLMFRNDSYHPDHFNCTHCGKELTAEARELKGELYCLPCHDKMGIPICGACRRPIEGRVVNALGKQWHVEHFVCAKCEKPFLGHRHYEKKGLAYCETHYNQLFGDVCYNCSHVIEGDVVSALNKAWCVNCFSCSTCNIKLTLKNKFVEFDMKPVCKKCYEKFPLELKKRLKKLSELASKKAHPKALDLNSA